A region of Anolis sagrei isolate rAnoSag1 chromosome 2, rAnoSag1.mat, whole genome shotgun sequence DNA encodes the following proteins:
- the RPS14 gene encoding small ribosomal subunit protein uS11 produces the protein MAPRKGKEKKEEQVISLGPQVAEGENVFGVCHIFASFNDTFVHVTDLSGKETICRVTGGMKVKADRDESSPYAAMLAAQDVAQRCKELGITALHIKLRATGGNRTKTPGPGAQSALRALARSGMKIGRIEDVTPIPSDSTRRKGGRRGRRL, from the exons ATGGCACCTCGTAAGggcaaggaaaagaaggaagagcagGTCATCAGTTTGGGACCCCAGGTTGCTGAAGGAGAGAATGTGTTTGGAGTCTGCCACATCTTTGCTTCCTTCAATGACACTTTTGTTCACGTAACTGATCTGTCTGGCAA AGAAACAATCTGTCGGGTCACTGGTGGGATGAAAGTGAAGGCTGACAGAGATGAGTCTTCTCCTTATGCGGCCATGTTGGCTGCCCAGGATGTGGCCCAGAGGTGCAAGGAGCTGGGGATCACTGCCCTTCACATCAAGCTGAGGGCGACAGGAGGAAACAG AACAAAGACTCCTGGACCCGGAGCCCAGTCTGCCCTCAGGGCTTTGGCTCGATCTGGCATGAAAATTGGTCGCATTG AGGATGTAACCCCCATTCCTTCAGACAGCACCCGCAGAAAGGGCGGTCGCCGTGGTCGTCGTCTGTAA